One region of Solanum pennellii chromosome 6, SPENNV200 genomic DNA includes:
- the LOC107023734 gene encoding 2-(3-amino-3-carboxypropyl)histidine synthase subunit 1: MEKEHGDLLPLNPTPAAATTAVDAGDQQPLQQSTRPRPKRFVKNQIPDSILNDAALNAAISLLPQNYNFEIHKCVWRVRTSGAKRVALQFPEGLLMYSLIISDILSTFTSATHCFILGDVTFGACCVDDLSAGALSADLLIHFGHSCLVPIDSTTIPCLYIFVEISIDVHRLLNELKLNFYNSDTYDNIIMAGTIQFASAIRAVKPELEKLGFSILIPQAKPLSAGEVLGCTAPSVKNRFSDGENVVLVFVADGRFHLEAFMIANPGIKTYRYDPFIGKLFVEEYDHKGMKEERKRAIEKARGAKNWGIVLGTLGRQGNPRILDRLEKKMSEKGMTWTVVLMSEISPTRIALFEDAVDAWIQIACPRLSIDWGDAFKKPLLTPFEAEIALGDLSGWWERTTSKNSDICCDEGMKCSKNESCGACDKGGEEVKEETQVDYPMDYYAQDGGEWNSCYSKKPARLSQRNSQSCNGANAIKSNS; the protein is encoded by the coding sequence ATGGAGAAAGAACACGGCGACCTTCTCCCACTGAACCCTACTCCGGCGGCGGCGACGACCGCAGTTGACGCCGGAGATCAGCAGCCACTGCAGCAGTCAACCCGGCCACGTCCGAAGAGGTTCGTGAAGAACCAAATACCAGACTCCATCCTAAACGATGCAGCACTCAACGCCGCCATATCACTTTTACCTCAAAACTACAACTTCGAAATCCATAAGTGTGTATGGCGAGTGCGAACTTCAGGTGCGAAGCGCGTGGCCCTGCAGTTCCCTGAGGGTCTCCTCATGTACTCACTCATCATCTCCGATATACTCTCCACATTCACTTCAGCCACTCACTGTTTCATCCTTGGCGACGTGACTTTCGGCGCGTGTTGCGTTGACGACCTCTCGGCGGGAGCGCTTTCCGCTGATCTCCTCATTCATTTCGGCCATAGCTGCCTCGTGCCTATTGATTCCACCACTATCCCATGCCTCTATATATTCGTCGAAATCTCAATCGATGTTCACAGGTTGTTGAATGAACTCAAACTCAATTTTTATAATTCCGATACGTATGACAATATCATTATGGCTGGAACAATTCAATTTGCTTCTGCAATTCGGGCGGTTAAGCCCGAACTTGAAAAATTGGGGTTTAGTATTTTGATTCCTCAAGCTAAACCGTTATCGGCTGGGGAGGTACTCGGCTGTACTGCCCCGAGTGTTAAGAACAGGTTTTCTGATGGAGAGAATGTGGTTTTGGTATTTGTGGCTGACGGTAGGTTTCATTTGGAGGCATTTATGATAGCGAATCCGGGGATAAAGACTTATAGATATGATCCGTTTATAGGGAAGTTGTTTGTGGAGGAGTATGATCATAAGGGAATGAAGGAGGAGAGGAAGAGAGCGATTGAAAAAGCCAGGGGGGCGAAGAATTGGGGGATAGTGCTTGGGACATTAGGTAGGCAAGGAAATCCAAGGATATTGGATAGGTTAGAGAAGAAAATGTCGGAAAAGGGGATGACTTGGACAGTTGTATTGATGTCGGAGATATCTCCTACGAGGATTGCATTGTTTGAGGATGCAGTGGATGCCTGGATTCAGATTGCTTGTCCGAGGTTGTCAATTGATTGGGGAGATGCATTTAAAAAGCCTTTGCTAACACCATTTGAGGCGGAGATTGCATTGGGTGATTTGTCTGGATGGTGGGAGAGGACGACATCAAAGAATTCAGATATATGTTGTGATGAAGGTATGAAGTGTTCAAAGAATGAGTCTTGTGGTGCTTGTGATAAGGGTGGTGAGGAAGTGAAGGAAGAGACACAAGTAGATTATCCGATGGATTATTATGCTCAGGATGGTGGGGAGTGGAATTCTTGCTACTCCAAGAAGCCTGCTAGACTTTCACAAAGAAATAGTCAATCTTGTAATGGTGCCAATGCCATCAAATCTAATAGCTGA
- the LOC107021260 gene encoding phosphomevalonate kinase, peroxisomal-like: MAVVASAPGKVLMTGGYLVLERPNAGIVLSTNARFYAIVKPLHEEIIPESWAWAWADVKLTSPQMARETMYKLSLKNLKLQSVSSSESRNPFVEYAVEYAIAAAHATFDKDKKDMLQKLLLKGLDITILGCNEFYSYRNQIEARGLPLTPESLASLPPFTSITFNADDSIGENQKPEVAKTGLGSSAAMTTAVVAALLHYLGVVSLSSFSEDQSHGRKDDSDLDIVHVIAQTAHCIAQGKVGSGFDVSSAVFGSQRYVRFSPEVLSSAQNAGMATPLTEVIYDVLKAKWDHERTKFSLPPLMTLLLGEPGSGGSSTPSMVGAVKKWQKSDPHNSLETWKKLSEGNSALEMHLNTLCKLAERNYNVYESLINACSLLSAEKWLERANEPSQADIVKELLGARDAMLGIRYYMRKMGEAAGIPIEPESQTHLLDTTMSMEGVLLAGVPGAGGFDAVFAVTLGASSKNVTKTWSSLNVLAMLVTEDPRGVSLEEHDPRAKEITAAVSSIQLQ, encoded by the exons ATGGCTGT TGTGGCCTCTGCTCCTGGAAAGGTTCTGATGACTGGAGGTTATCTTGTTTTGGAGAGGCCAAATGCTGGTATTGTACTGAGTACAAATGCTCGTTTTTATGCTATTGTGAAGCCACTTCACGAGGAAATTATACCTGAAAGTTGGGCATGG GCTTGGGCAGATGTTAAGTTGACTTCTCCTCAGATGGCCAGAGAAACTATGTACAAATTGTCtcttaagaatttaaaacttcagAGCGTCTCTTCAAG TGAATCAAGAAACCCCTTTGTAGAATATGCAGTGGAATATGCCATAGCAGCAGCCCATGCAACATTTGACAAAGATAAGAAGGATATGTTACAGAAACTACTTCTGAAAG GTCTTGATATAACAATCTTGGGATGCAATGAGTTCTATTCGTATCGGAATCAG ATCGAAGCGCGTGGACTCCCTCTTACACCTGAATCATTGGCTTCCCTTCCACCTTTTACATCAATCACCTTTAATGCAGATGATTCAATTGGAGAAAATCAGAAGCCTGAAGTTGCAAAAACTGGATTGGGGTCATCAGCAGCTATGACAACAGCTGTGGTTGCTGCTTTGCTTCATTATCTTGGTGTTGTTAGTCTCTCCTCTTTCTCGGAGGATCAATCACACGGAAGGAAAGATGATAGTGATCTTGATATTGTTCACGTGATAGCTCAAACTGCCCACTGCATTGCTCAGGGTAAAGTTGGCAGCGGATTTGATGTTAGTTCTGCAGTTTTCGGCAGCCAACGTTATGTGCGGTTTTCACCTGAAGTGCTTTCCTCTGCTCAG AATGCAGGTATGGCAACACCACTAACAGAAGTCATTTATGATGTCCTGAAAGCCAAGTGGGACCATGAGAGGACCAAGTTTTCATTGCCTCCATTGATGACTCTC TTACTTGGAGAACCGGGCAGTGGAGGATCTTCTACCCCATCTATGGTTGGTGCTGTTAAGAAATGGCAGAAGTCTGATCCTCACAACTCTCTTGAAACATGGAAAAAGTTGTCTGAAGGAAACTCTGCGTTGGAAATGCACCTTAATACCTTGTGTAAATTGGCAGAAAGGAACTACAATGTTTATGAAAGTCTCATCAACGCCTGCAGCCTGCTTTCAGCAGAAAAG TGGCTTGAGAGAGCAAATGAACCAAGTCAAGCAGATATTGTTAAAGAGTTATTAGGAGCCCGAGATGCGATGCTTGGAATCAGGTATTATATGCGCAAAATGGGAGAGGCTGCAGGAATTCCG ATAGAACCTGAATCACAAACTCACCTTCTGGATACAACGATGAGTATGGAGGGGGTTCTGTTGGCTGGTGTTCCCGGTGCTGGTGGTTTTGATGCAGTCTTTGCTGTCACTTTGGGGGCTTCAAGCAAAAATGTGACAAAAACTTGGAGTTCACTCAATGTTCTTGCAATGCTAGTTACGGAAGATCCCCGCGGTGTATCTTTGGAAGAGCATGATCCTCGAGCAAAGGAAATTACTGCAGCTGTTTCTTCAATCCAACTTCAATAA